DNA from Asanoa sp. WMMD1127:
ACGCCACGATGACGGCCAGGCTGGTCGCGATGAACAGCGCGTTGCCGAGGCCCCAGCCGGCGCGGAAGCCGACGATGCCGCCGATCGAGTCGGACGTGCCGGCCAGCGCGGCGAACACCACGATGACGGCGAGGCCGACGACCAGCGTGCGCTTGGCCCCGATCCGGCTCGAGACGGCGCCGACCAGCAGCATCGCGACCGCGGTGACCACCAGGTAGCTGGTGAACAGCAGCGACACCTGGCTCGGCGTGGCGTGCAGGTCGTCGGCGAGCGCCGGCAGGATCGGGTCGACCAGGCCGATGCCCATGAACGACACGACGCAGGCGAACGCCACGGCCCAGACCGCGCGCGGTTGCCGGAACGGGTTGGTGCGGGTTCGTGGTGCGGACAACGGGGGCTCCCAAGGCGTACGAGCGATAGCTGTACTATACACCTATTAGGCCGAGGACAAGGGCCCCCGGAGGGACCCTCGTCACTGCTCAGCCCAGGTCGACGGCGACGAGGCGGGCGGCCTCGGCCGTCTCGTCGTCGCTGGCCTCCTGCGCCTTGCGGTCGGCCTCGATGGCCTGCTCGTAGGCCGCCACCTCGCGGTCGACGTCGGCCTCCGTCCAACCCAGCACCGAGCCCATCAGCCGGGCCGCGTCCGGCGCCGCGCGCACGCCGCGCGAGAACGTCTCGAAGTACGCCCGGGTGCGCCGCGACAGCACGTCGTCGAGGTGCATCGCTCCCTCGTGGCTGGCGCCGTAGACGACCTCGGCCCGCAGGTAGTCGTCGGCGCCGTCGAGCGGTTCGGCCAGCCCACGGTCCTGCGCGATCAGCCGCAGCACCTCGAAGATCAACGAGCCGTAGCGGTTGAGCAGGTGCTCGATCCGGTGGACGTGCAGGCCCCAGACCTCGGCCAGCTCGTGCCGCTGGTTCCAGAGCGCCTTGTAGCCGTCGGCCCCGAGCAGCGGGATGTCCTTGGTCGGCGAGTCAGGCACGTTCTCCTGCTCGAGCCCGCGGACGGCCTCGTCCACAGTGTCCTCGGCCATCTTGCGATAGGTGGTGTACTTGCCGCCGGCCACCACCACCATCCCGGGGACCGGGCGGGCCACCGAGTGGTCGCGGGACAGCTTTGCGCTCGACTCGGCGGCTCCGGCGACCAGCGGCCGCAGGCCCACGTAGACGCCCTCGATGTCGGCCTCCGTCAGTGGGTTCACCAGCACCCGGTTGACGTGCTCCAGCAGATATTCGATGTCGGTGGCGGTGGCCGCCGGCCGCGCCTTGTCGAGCTCCCAGTCCGTGTCCGTCGTGCCGATCAGCCAGTGCCGGCCCCACGGGATGACGAACAGCACGCTCTTCTCCGTGCGCAGGATCAGCCCCGTGTCGAGCTGGATCCGGTCGCGCGGCACGGTGAAGTGCACACCCTTGGACGTACGCACGTGGAACTGGCCCTGCGTGTCGGCCAGCTGCTGCGTGTCGTCGGTCCAGACGCCGGTCGAGTTGATGACCTGCTTGGCCCGGATCCGGTGGGTGGCCCCCGTCATCAGGTCCTCGACCAGCGCGCCGACGACCTGGTCGCCCTCGCGCAGGTAGTCGACCACGCGCGCGCGGTTGGCCACCAGCGCGCCGTAGCTGGCCGCCGTGCGTACGACCATCATGGTGTGCCGTGCGTCGTCGACCTGGCCGTCGTAGTACTGCACGGCGCCGACGAGCGCCGACTTCTTGAGCCCCGGCGCCACCTTGAGCGCGCCGCGGCGGCTGAGGTGCTTGTGGTGCGGAAGGCCGCGGGCGGTGCCCGACGTGATGCCCATGGTGTCGTAGAGGATCAGGCCGCTGCCGACGTACGGGCGCTCCCAGATCCGGTGCTTGAGCGGGTAGAGGAACTGCACGGGGTGCACCAGGTGCGGCGCGATCCGTTGCAGGAGCAGCCCGCGCTCCCGCAGCGACTCGGCGACCAGGCCGAACTCGAACTGCTCCAGGTAGCGCAGCCCGCCGTGCATCAGCTTGCTGGACCGGCTCGACGTGCCCGACGCCCAGTCGCGGGCCTCGACCAGGCCGGTCGACAGGCCGCGGGTCACCGCGTCGAGGGCGCAGCCGGCGCCGACGACGCCGCCGCCCACCACCAGGATGTCGAGCTCGCGCTCCGCCATTCCGGCGAGGGCCCGGTTTCGTTGTGCTGCGGAAAGGGCCACGGCCTCCACGGCAACCTCCTGCTCTCATGCGATGGGGCGCCGCACGCGCGTACGCCTGCGACGCCCCGGTCGGTACCTCAGTCGACCTCGACCCAGCCCATCGTGCGGTCGACGGCCTTCTTCCACATCTTGTAACCCTCGTCGCGTTGCTGGTCGGACCACTCGGGCGTCCACCGCCGGTCCTCGTGCCAGTGCGCCCGCAGCTCCTCGACGGAGTTCCAGTACTTCACCGCCAGACCGGCCGCGTACGCGGCGCCCAGCGCGGTGGTCTCGGCGACCACCGGCCGGCTCACCGGCACGCCCAGGATGTCGGCCTGCATCTGCATCGCCAGGTCGTTGGCGGTGATGCCGCCGTCGACCTTGAGGATGTCCAGCGTGACCCCGGAGTCCTTCTGTGCCGCTTCCACCACGTCCTTGGACTGGTAGGAGATCGACTCCAGCGTCGCCCGGGCGAGGTGGCCGGCCGTGTTGAACCGCGACAGGCCGACGATCGCGCCACGCGCGTCGGACCTCCAATATGGAGCGAACAGGCCGGAGAACGCGGGTACGAAGTAGACACCCCCGTTGTCGCGGACACTGCGCGCCAGGGTCTCGCTCTCCGCGGCGTTGCGGATGATGCCGAGCTGGTCGCGCAGCCACTGCACGGCCGAGCCGGTCACGGCGATCGAGCCCTCCAGCGCGTACACCGGGTCCGTGTCGCCGAACTTGTAGCAGACCGTGGTGATCAGGCCGGCCTTCGACCGGACCACCTCGTTGCCGGTGTTGAGCAACAGGAAGTTGCCTGTGCCGTAGGTGTTCTTCGCCTCGCCGACGGCGAAGCAGACCTGGCCGACCGTGGCCGCCTGCTGGTCGCCGAGCGACGCGGGCAGCGCCACCTCGCCCCGGAACGGGCCGCTGGACTTCGTCATCCCGTAAAGGTTCGGGTCCGACGACGGTCGGATCTCGGGCAGCATCTGCCGCGGGATGTTGAAGAACGAGAGCAGCTCGTCGTCCCAGTCGAGCGTCTCGAGGTTCATCAGCATCGTCCGGCTGGCGTTGGTGACGTCGGTGATGTGCAGCCCGCCGTCACGCCCGCCGGTGAGGTTCCACAGCACCCATGCGTCGGTGTTGCCGAACATGGCCTCGCCGTTCTCCGCGGCCTCGCGGACCCCGTCGACGTTCTCCAGAATCCACTGGATCTTCCCGCCGGAGAAGTACGTCGCCGGCGGGAGACCGGCCTTGCGCCGGATCACGTCGCCCCGGCCGTCGCGGTCGAGCGCGGAGGCGATCCGGTCGGTACGGGTGTCCTGCCAGACGATCGCGTTGTAGTAGGGCCGCCCCGTTCGGCGGTTCCACACCACGGTCGTCTCGCGCTGGTTGGTGATGCCCACCGCGGCGAGGTCGCTGGCCGACAGGTTCTGCCGGGACATCGCCGTGGTGATCACCTCCTGGGTGCGCTGCCAGATCTCCAGCGGGTCGTGCTCGACCCAGCCGGCCTGCGGCAGGATCTGCTCGTGCTCCAGCTGGTGGCGCCCGACCTCGCGCCCCTCGTGGTCGAAAATCATGAACCGTGTGCTTGTCGTGCCTTGGTCGATAGCGC
Protein-coding regions in this window:
- a CDS encoding glycerol-3-phosphate dehydrogenase/oxidase, giving the protein MEAVALSAAQRNRALAGMAERELDILVVGGGVVGAGCALDAVTRGLSTGLVEARDWASGTSSRSSKLMHGGLRYLEQFEFGLVAESLRERGLLLQRIAPHLVHPVQFLYPLKHRIWERPYVGSGLILYDTMGITSGTARGLPHHKHLSRRGALKVAPGLKKSALVGAVQYYDGQVDDARHTMMVVRTAASYGALVANRARVVDYLREGDQVVGALVEDLMTGATHRIRAKQVINSTGVWTDDTQQLADTQGQFHVRTSKGVHFTVPRDRIQLDTGLILRTEKSVLFVIPWGRHWLIGTTDTDWELDKARPAATATDIEYLLEHVNRVLVNPLTEADIEGVYVGLRPLVAGAAESSAKLSRDHSVARPVPGMVVVAGGKYTTYRKMAEDTVDEAVRGLEQENVPDSPTKDIPLLGADGYKALWNQRHELAEVWGLHVHRIEHLLNRYGSLIFEVLRLIAQDRGLAEPLDGADDYLRAEVVYGASHEGAMHLDDVLSRRTRAYFETFSRGVRAAPDAARLMGSVLGWTEADVDREVAAYEQAIEADRKAQEASDDETAEAARLVAVDLG
- the glpK gene encoding glycerol kinase GlpK, whose amino-acid sequence is MADYVGAIDQGTTSTRFMIFDHEGREVGRHQLEHEQILPQAGWVEHDPLEIWQRTQEVITTAMSRQNLSASDLAAVGITNQRETTVVWNRRTGRPYYNAIVWQDTRTDRIASALDRDGRGDVIRRKAGLPPATYFSGGKIQWILENVDGVREAAENGEAMFGNTDAWVLWNLTGGRDGGLHITDVTNASRTMLMNLETLDWDDELLSFFNIPRQMLPEIRPSSDPNLYGMTKSSGPFRGEVALPASLGDQQAATVGQVCFAVGEAKNTYGTGNFLLLNTGNEVVRSKAGLITTVCYKFGDTDPVYALEGSIAVTGSAVQWLRDQLGIIRNAAESETLARSVRDNGGVYFVPAFSGLFAPYWRSDARGAIVGLSRFNTAGHLARATLESISYQSKDVVEAAQKDSGVTLDILKVDGGITANDLAMQMQADILGVPVSRPVVAETTALGAAYAAGLAVKYWNSVEELRAHWHEDRRWTPEWSDQQRDEGYKMWKKAVDRTMGWVEVD